The nucleotide sequence CACGGCACCACCACGGCACGACCGCGGCGCCGGCCGGTTTGGAGAGCCGGGCGGCGCCGCGTACGCTAGGCCGCTGGCCGGTGGCGCGTCTCGTCGCTCGCCACCCAGCGGTCCTCGCGCCGGAGCTCCACGGCCCGGCCCCTCAGGAACGCACCCACGCACGCCCGACAGGAAGAGAGCCACGACGTGTACGCGATCGTCCGCGCTGGAGGACGCCAGGAGAAGGTCGCCGTCGGCGACGTCCTCACGGTGGACCGACTCGCCGGTGAGCCCGGTGACGACGTCCGCTTCACCCCCGTCCTCGTCGTCGACGGCTCCACCGTCACCTCCGACGCCGACGCGCTGAGCAGCCTCGTCGTCGCCGGCGAGATCGTCGAGGACCTCCGGGGACCGAAGATCCGCATCCTCAAGTACAAGAACAAGACCGGGTACCGCAAGCGCCAGGGCCACCGGCAGGCGCTCACCAAGGTCAAGATCACCAAGATCGGGAAGTGAGCTAGGCATGGCACACAAGAAGGGCGCGAGCTCGACCCGCAACGGTCGCGACTCCAACGCGCAGCGCCTCGGCGTCAAGCGCTTCGGCGGCCAGGTCGTCGGCGCCGGCGAGATCATTGTCCGGCAGCGCGGCACCCACTTCCACCCCGGCGACAACGTCGGCCGCGGCGGCGACGACACCCTCTTCGCCCTCGCCCCCGGCGCGGTGCAGTTCGGCACCCGGCGCGGGCGCCGCGTCGTCAACGTCGTGGCCGCGGAGGCCTCGGCCTGAGACCGGGCTGACCCCAAGGCACGACCAGCACCCAGCTCGCCG is from Aquipuribacter nitratireducens and encodes:
- the rpmA gene encoding 50S ribosomal protein L27 → MAHKKGASSTRNGRDSNAQRLGVKRFGGQVVGAGEIIVRQRGTHFHPGDNVGRGGDDTLFALAPGAVQFGTRRGRRVVNVVAAEASA
- the rplU gene encoding 50S ribosomal protein L21; the encoded protein is MYAIVRAGGRQEKVAVGDVLTVDRLAGEPGDDVRFTPVLVVDGSTVTSDADALSSLVVAGEIVEDLRGPKIRILKYKNKTGYRKRQGHRQALTKVKITKIGK